A region from the Sphingomonas sp. S2-65 genome encodes:
- a CDS encoding endonuclease/exonuclease/phosphatase family protein, translated as MIARIRLVLPVLLLLHLAGCASSVKVMTFNVRYASDQGPQRWPVRRPVLIALLERSRPDVIGTQELLQRQGDDIVSALPGYRWFGRDRAGGHADEHMGVFYRPDRVRLLRSGDFWLSDTPERPNSMSWGADLPRMATWAVFETRGSRPRQFLFVDTHLAHRDQDDAARERSAALILERLAAFPATLPVVLAGDMNTRPNSRAYAIFAQALRDARTHSRAVRGPENTFHDFTGTADRRIDYLFTRGFRATTVETDDYHQGGVYPSDHFPVTATFRFAAAGPKRP; from the coding sequence TTGATCGCCCGCATCCGACTTGTTCTCCCCGTGCTGCTCCTCCTGCACCTTGCCGGCTGTGCGTCTTCGGTGAAGGTGATGACCTTCAACGTCCGCTACGCCTCCGACCAGGGACCCCAGCGATGGCCGGTGCGCCGACCGGTCCTCATCGCCCTCCTGGAGCGCTCCCGGCCCGACGTCATCGGAACCCAGGAACTGTTGCAGCGCCAGGGCGACGACATCGTCAGCGCACTGCCGGGCTACCGCTGGTTCGGGCGGGACCGGGCCGGGGGGCATGCCGACGAGCATATGGGCGTGTTCTACCGCCCCGATCGGGTGCGGCTGCTACGCAGCGGCGACTTCTGGCTTTCCGATACGCCGGAGCGGCCGAACAGCATGAGCTGGGGTGCGGACCTGCCGCGCATGGCGACTTGGGCAGTGTTCGAAACGCGGGGATCACGCCCGCGCCAGTTCCTGTTCGTCGACACGCACCTGGCCCACCGCGACCAGGACGATGCGGCGCGCGAGCGGTCCGCGGCGTTGATCCTCGAACGCCTCGCCGCCTTTCCCGCGACTCTGCCGGTAGTGCTTGCGGGCGACATGAACACCCGCCCGAACAGCAGGGCATATGCCATCTTCGCGCAGGCGCTGCGCGATGCGCGCACCCATAGCCGCGCCGTGCGCGGACCCGAAAACACCTTCCACGATTTCACCGGCACCGCCGATCGGCGGATCGACTATCTGTTCACCCGGGGCTTCCGCGCGACCACGGTCGAAACCGACGATTATCATCAGGGCGGCGTTTACCCCTCGGATCATTTCCCAGTGACCGCTACCTTCCGCTTCGCCGCTGCAGGGCCAAAGCGGCCCTGA
- the uxuA gene encoding mannonate dehydratase, whose product MTQTLRWFGPGDPVRLRDIRQAGASEVVTALHELPNGAVWPVEAIAARKALIEASGLGWSVVESLPVHDGIKRRSADWDELIDAYRKSLRNLGQCGVTVVTYNFMPLLDWTRTDLAWELPDGALALRFEWEAFAAYDLHLLGRAGAEADYSPAVREAAARRFAVMDEEDRRTLERTILAGLPGSEESFTSAQFQEALDSYGAVTPDRLRENHVAFLEAVCPAAEEAGVRLVVHPDDPPFPIFGLPRVVSTEADVSALFERVPSTANGLCFCSGSFGARPDNDLAGMVRRLGDRIGFLHLRSVAQEGERTFHEAAHLEGSAGMAAIMKEVVALSRAEGRSIPMRPDHGHQMLDDIGRKTNPGYSLLGRMRGLAELRGLERGLAHV is encoded by the coding sequence TTGACGCAGACCTTGCGCTGGTTCGGACCCGGCGATCCCGTGCGCTTGCGCGATATCCGCCAGGCCGGGGCAAGCGAAGTGGTGACTGCGTTGCACGAGCTGCCGAACGGCGCGGTCTGGCCGGTCGAAGCGATCGCCGCGCGCAAGGCGCTGATCGAAGCGAGTGGGCTTGGCTGGAGCGTGGTGGAGAGCCTGCCGGTGCATGACGGCATCAAGCGGCGGTCCGCCGATTGGGACGAACTGATCGACGCCTATCGCAAGAGCCTGCGCAATCTGGGGCAATGCGGGGTCACGGTGGTGACCTACAACTTCATGCCGCTGCTGGATTGGACGCGGACGGACCTGGCGTGGGAGCTGCCCGACGGTGCGCTCGCCTTGCGGTTCGAGTGGGAGGCGTTCGCCGCTTATGACCTCCATCTGCTCGGCCGGGCGGGTGCCGAGGCCGATTACAGCCCGGCGGTGCGCGAAGCCGCGGCGCGCCGCTTCGCGGTGATGGACGAGGAAGACCGACGCACGTTGGAGCGCACGATCCTGGCGGGCCTTCCGGGAAGCGAGGAGAGCTTCACGTCCGCGCAGTTCCAGGAGGCGCTAGACAGCTATGGCGCGGTGACTCCCGATCGCCTGCGCGAGAACCATGTCGCGTTCCTGGAAGCGGTGTGCCCGGCGGCGGAGGAAGCCGGCGTGCGGCTGGTGGTGCATCCCGACGACCCGCCCTTCCCCATTTTCGGACTGCCGCGGGTGGTCAGCACCGAGGCCGACGTGAGCGCGCTGTTCGAGCGGGTCCCGAGCACCGCCAACGGGCTGTGCTTCTGCTCCGGGTCGTTCGGCGCGCGTCCCGACAACGACCTTGCCGGCATGGTGCGCCGGCTGGGAGACCGGATCGGCTTCCTCCACCTCCGCTCGGTCGCGCAGGAGGGTGAGCGGACCTTCCACGAAGCCGCCCATCTCGAGGGCAGCGCCGGGATGGCGGCGATCATGAAGGAAGTGGTCGCGCTGTCGCGCGCCGAGGGGCGGAGCATCCCGATGCGTCCGGACCATGGCCACCAGATGCTCGACGATATCGGCAGGAAGACCAATCCCGGCTACTCGCTGCTCGGGCGGATGCGCGGCCTGGCCGAGCTGCGCGGCCTGGAGCGGGGGCTGGCCCACGTCTAG
- a CDS encoding molybdenum cofactor guanylyltransferase has protein sequence MRTLGVVLAGGKSSRFGSDKAVAMLSGRPLIAHALDNLRRHAEAVAVAGRHVADVVSVEDRPSPGLGPLGGLCGALAYAAQHGFGQVLTCGVDCPDLPADVLDRAPSYLEGQPVIGLWPADALGALEHFIATDPRRSVRGFGERIGARAIRSSTAAPNINTPADLAALATRYP, from the coding sequence GTGAGGACGCTGGGCGTCGTGCTGGCGGGCGGCAAGTCGTCGCGGTTCGGCTCGGACAAGGCTGTCGCGATGCTCTCGGGGCGGCCGTTGATCGCGCACGCGCTCGACAATCTGCGCCGCCACGCGGAGGCGGTCGCGGTCGCCGGGCGGCACGTCGCCGACGTCGTCAGCGTGGAAGACCGCCCGTCGCCCGGGCTGGGCCCGCTGGGAGGCCTCTGCGGCGCCCTGGCCTATGCAGCGCAACACGGGTTCGGCCAGGTGCTGACCTGCGGCGTCGACTGCCCCGATCTGCCCGCCGACGTCCTAGACCGGGCGCCGAGCTATCTGGAGGGCCAGCCCGTGATCGGGCTGTGGCCGGCAGACGCGCTCGGCGCCCTCGAGCACTTCATCGCCACCGATCCCCGCCGCTCGGTCCGCGGCTTTGGCGAGCGGATCGGCGCGCGCGCCATCCGCTCCAGCACGGCCGCGCCCAACATCAACACGCCGGCCGATCTCGCGGCGCTGGCCACGCGATACCCCTAG
- the fdhD gene encoding formate dehydrogenase accessory sulfurtransferase FdhD, with protein sequence MSALPAGPLLVEYPTNSGTAYEGMRAVPLETPIAIEFNGIGYGVMMATPADFEDFALGFTLTEGLAAPDEVLGIDTHAVEGGFVIRVTLVQSRLEPVLGRARLRVSESACGLCGMDNIAQVLRPLPTLKARIGTTRAAIHAALDGLPALQPLSAATGAVHAAAFCAPDGTIRQVREDVGRHNALDKLIGAVARSGGGFGDGFFLVTSRCSYELVEKTVQVGCPLLVAISAPTSLAVERAREAGLALVALARRDSMLVLNDPHRAIA encoded by the coding sequence ATGTCGGCGCTGCCGGCTGGTCCCTTGCTGGTCGAGTACCCGACGAACAGCGGGACCGCGTACGAAGGCATGCGGGCGGTTCCGCTGGAGACGCCGATCGCGATCGAGTTCAATGGGATCGGCTATGGGGTGATGATGGCGACCCCCGCCGACTTCGAGGACTTCGCTCTCGGGTTCACGTTGACCGAGGGGCTTGCCGCGCCCGACGAAGTTCTCGGGATCGATACCCATGCTGTCGAGGGTGGCTTCGTCATACGCGTGACGCTGGTGCAGTCGCGGCTCGAGCCCGTGCTGGGGCGCGCCAGGCTGCGGGTGTCGGAGAGCGCCTGCGGGCTGTGCGGCATGGACAACATCGCCCAAGTCCTGCGGCCCTTGCCGACCCTCAAAGCCCGAATCGGGACCACGCGCGCGGCGATCCACGCCGCGCTGGACGGGCTTCCCGCGCTCCAGCCGCTCAGCGCCGCGACGGGTGCGGTGCACGCCGCGGCGTTCTGCGCGCCCGATGGAACGATCAGGCAGGTGCGCGAGGATGTCGGCCGCCACAATGCGCTCGACAAGCTGATCGGCGCGGTGGCGCGCTCTGGCGGCGGTTTCGGGGACGGGTTCTTCCTCGTGACCTCGCGTTGCAGCTATGAATTGGTTGAGAAGACGGTGCAGGTCGGCTGTCCGCTGCTCGTCGCCATCTCGGCACCTACCAGCCTGGCGGTGGAGCGCGCCCGCGAAGCGGGGCTTGCCCTGGTGGCGCTCGCCCGGCGCGATTCGATGCTGGTGCTCAACGATCCGCACCGGGCGATCGCGTGA
- a CDS encoding glycoside hydrolase family 43 protein codes for MMKRLLRLGLGATALLACGLATASNPIVPGWYADPEIRVFGGRYWIYPTYSDHAGTPDLTTRFTPAQQEARKRKTVRPSYGMQTFFNAFSSPDLVHWTKHSHVFDVRDAAWAAYAIWAPSVLEANGRYYMFFSANDIQSDAELGGIGLAVSDKPGGPFKDAIGKPLVGKFHNGAQPIDPFAFRDKDGRVYLFYGGWQHCNVVRLSRDLKSIVPFPDGSTYKEITPPGYVEGSFMIERKGVYYLMWSEGGWTGPDYSVAYAMGPSPTGPFKPMGKILKQDFAIARGAGHHSVVQVPGTDDWVIAYHRRPLDTDRGEHRQVAIDRMIFNADGSIRPVVMTREGVAPRPIAAKH; via the coding sequence ATGATGAAGCGGCTTCTTCGCCTGGGGCTCGGCGCCACCGCGCTGCTCGCTTGTGGTCTCGCGACCGCATCCAACCCGATCGTGCCCGGCTGGTATGCCGATCCGGAGATCCGGGTGTTCGGCGGGCGCTATTGGATCTATCCGACCTATTCCGATCATGCCGGCACGCCCGATCTGACGACCCGCTTCACGCCGGCGCAGCAGGAAGCCCGCAAGCGCAAGACGGTGCGCCCATCTTACGGGATGCAGACCTTCTTCAACGCCTTTTCCTCGCCCGATCTGGTCCATTGGACCAAGCACAGCCATGTGTTCGACGTGCGCGACGCCGCCTGGGCCGCCTATGCGATCTGGGCGCCTTCGGTGCTGGAGGCCAATGGCCGCTATTACATGTTCTTCAGCGCCAACGACATTCAGAGCGACGCCGAGCTTGGCGGGATCGGCCTGGCGGTCAGCGACAAGCCCGGTGGTCCGTTCAAGGATGCGATCGGCAAGCCGCTGGTGGGCAAATTCCACAATGGCGCGCAGCCGATCGACCCCTTCGCCTTCCGCGACAAGGATGGGCGGGTCTATCTGTTCTATGGCGGGTGGCAGCATTGCAACGTCGTGCGCCTCAGCCGCGACCTGAAGTCGATCGTGCCGTTCCCCGATGGCTCGACCTACAAGGAGATCACGCCGCCGGGCTATGTCGAGGGCTCGTTCATGATCGAGCGCAAGGGCGTCTATTACCTGATGTGGTCGGAAGGGGGGTGGACCGGGCCGGACTACAGCGTCGCCTATGCGATGGGTCCGAGCCCGACCGGACCGTTCAAGCCGATGGGCAAGATCCTCAAGCAGGATTTCGCGATCGCGCGGGGGGCGGGGCACCATTCGGTGGTACAGGTGCCGGGCACCGACGACTGGGTTATCGCCTATCATCGCCGCCCGCTCGACACCGATCGCGGCGAGCATCGCCAGGTCGCCATCGACAGGATGATCTTCAACGCGGATGGTAGCATCCGTCCGGTGGTGATGACGCGCGAAGGCGTCGCGCCGCGGCCGATCGCGGCCAAGCATTGA
- a CDS encoding GH92 family glycosyl hydrolase, which translates to MLVTLGLVAPAPLLAQAAAPREALVDLVNPLMGTDSDYTLSYGNTYPAVAVPWGMNFWSPVTGKMGSGWGYTYDANKISGIKQTHQPSPWMNDYAAFELMGTTGPLRIRQDERASWFSHKAEEAKPYKYKVYLADHDVTAEVVPTNRAAQFRFTFPESDDAHIILDAYDEGSMVNIDAKNRRITGYARNNSGGVPHNFHNFFILQFDHGFSVTRTWDQNWQLRDSAKSEGAHVGAVVSFKTKRGEQVGVKVASSFISPEQAERNLTEEVGRDSFAQTEAKARKIWETELSRIRVSDPDKDARKTFYSALYRMLQFPRTFHEVDAQGKTVHYSPYDGQVHPGPMFTDNGFWDTWRAVFPFFALMYPEVDGQIMQGLVNTYKESGWLPEWASPGHRNVMIGSNSANLIADAYLSGVRGFDVETLYEAMVKNATTSQGRPRDSKGNVVNAVGREGVEFYNRLGYVPYDVGIKENAARTLEYAIADFSLSRLAAALGKTEDAAKYAQQAQNYRKLYDAQSGWMRGRNQDGSWSTPFNPLKWGDAFTEGNSLHYSWSVMQDVQGLIDLMGGDRKFVDRLDSIFTAPPLFDDSYYGETIHEIREMQIVNMGNYAHGNQPIQHMIYLYDWAGAPWKTQYHAREVMTKLYAPTPDGYPGDEDNGQTSAWYVFSAMGFYPVTPTVGQYAIGSPLFRNVQLTLPHGKRLSIEAENNSPDNVYIQSVTLNGKRHDKSWLSREQLTGGGTLRFVMGPKPNTAWASGKAAAPFSMSAPAK; encoded by the coding sequence ATGTTGGTGACGCTGGGGCTGGTGGCGCCGGCACCGCTGCTCGCGCAGGCCGCGGCGCCGCGTGAGGCGCTGGTCGACCTGGTGAACCCCCTGATGGGCACCGATTCCGACTACACCTTGTCCTATGGCAACACCTATCCCGCGGTGGCGGTGCCTTGGGGCATGAACTTCTGGTCGCCGGTCACCGGCAAGATGGGCAGTGGCTGGGGCTATACCTATGACGCGAACAAGATCAGCGGCATCAAGCAGACGCACCAGCCCAGCCCCTGGATGAACGATTACGCCGCGTTCGAACTGATGGGGACGACCGGGCCACTGCGCATCAGGCAGGACGAGCGCGCGTCGTGGTTCAGTCACAAGGCGGAAGAGGCCAAGCCTTACAAATACAAGGTTTATCTGGCCGATCACGACGTCACTGCGGAGGTCGTTCCCACCAATCGCGCCGCCCAGTTCCGCTTCACTTTTCCCGAAAGCGACGACGCCCACATCATCCTCGACGCGTACGATGAAGGTTCGATGGTCAACATCGACGCCAAAAATCGCCGGATTACAGGGTATGCGCGCAACAACAGCGGTGGCGTTCCGCACAACTTTCACAACTTTTTCATCCTCCAATTCGACCACGGTTTTTCCGTCACCCGCACCTGGGATCAGAACTGGCAGCTTCGCGATTCCGCCAAGAGCGAAGGCGCGCATGTCGGCGCCGTAGTGAGCTTCAAGACGAAGCGCGGCGAGCAAGTGGGGGTGAAGGTCGCCTCGTCCTTCATCAGCCCCGAACAAGCGGAACGGAACCTGACGGAAGAAGTCGGCCGCGACAGCTTCGCCCAGACCGAAGCCAAGGCGCGCAAAATCTGGGAAACCGAGCTGTCGCGCATCCGCGTCAGCGATCCCGACAAGGATGCGCGCAAGACCTTCTACTCGGCGCTATATCGGATGCTGCAGTTCCCGCGTACCTTCCACGAGGTCGATGCGCAGGGAAAGACCGTCCATTACAGCCCCTATGACGGGCAGGTGCATCCCGGGCCGATGTTCACCGACAACGGCTTCTGGGACACCTGGCGCGCGGTGTTCCCGTTCTTCGCGCTGATGTACCCCGAGGTGGACGGCCAGATCATGCAGGGGCTCGTCAACACCTACAAGGAATCCGGCTGGTTGCCGGAATGGGCGAGTCCGGGTCACCGCAACGTGATGATCGGGTCCAACTCGGCCAATCTCATTGCCGACGCGTATCTCAGCGGCGTCCGCGGCTTCGACGTCGAGACGTTGTACGAGGCGATGGTCAAGAACGCCACCACCTCACAGGGTCGCCCGCGTGATTCCAAGGGCAATGTAGTCAACGCAGTCGGTCGCGAGGGCGTCGAGTTCTACAACCGGCTGGGCTATGTACCCTACGACGTCGGCATCAAGGAGAACGCCGCACGCACGCTGGAATATGCCATCGCCGACTTCTCGCTGTCACGCTTGGCGGCTGCCCTCGGGAAGACCGAGGATGCTGCCAAATACGCGCAGCAGGCGCAGAATTACCGCAAGCTCTACGACGCCCAATCCGGCTGGATGCGCGGCCGCAATCAGGATGGCAGCTGGTCGACGCCGTTCAACCCGCTGAAATGGGGCGACGCGTTCACCGAAGGCAATTCGCTGCACTATAGCTGGTCGGTGATGCAGGACGTGCAGGGGTTGATCGACCTGATGGGCGGCGACCGCAAGTTTGTCGACCGGCTGGATTCGATCTTCACGGCGCCGCCGCTGTTCGACGACAGCTATTATGGCGAGACGATCCACGAGATCCGCGAGATGCAGATCGTCAACATGGGCAATTATGCCCATGGCAACCAGCCGATCCAGCACATGATCTACCTGTACGATTGGGCCGGCGCGCCGTGGAAGACCCAGTATCACGCGCGTGAGGTGATGACGAAGCTCTACGCGCCGACGCCCGACGGCTATCCCGGCGACGAGGACAACGGCCAGACATCGGCGTGGTATGTGTTCTCGGCAATGGGCTTCTACCCGGTCACGCCGACAGTGGGGCAGTATGCGATCGGCAGCCCGCTGTTTCGCAACGTCCAGCTCACCTTGCCTCACGGCAAGCGGCTGTCGATCGAGGCGGAGAATAACAGCCCCGACAATGTCTACATCCAGTCGGTGACCCTCAACGGCAAGCGCCACGACAAGAGCTGGCTCTCGCGCGAACAACTGACCGGGGGCGGCACGTTGCGCTTCGTGATGGGGCCCAAGCCGAACACCGCCTGGGCGAGCGGCAAGGCGGCGGCGCCGTTCTCGATGAGCGCGCCGGCAAAGTGA
- a CDS encoding TonB-dependent receptor, which translates to MSALDLHTNFAAPRRYSAWKLLLSASIIAGIAPAAFAQDVAAQAGATAMQAPGTPGPATGPAQETADPNQATTTEDVVVTGYRRSIEESLNQKREASAFVDVITAEDIGKFPDKNVADALQRVPGVIIDRDGGEGSRVSIRGLTSDLTLTLLNGNFLAGADSGDPDRSFNYVLLPSNFIASTEVYKSPEARIDEGGVGGTIILNTRRPLDLPAWSGFASIEGTYADTSEKFEPQIGGQVSWKNEAETIGFLVGGVYQKRTNRELRSSADSWLWWSDRDATGNVITPATDVKGNTFANDDAISYWSGGGQTTQDGKHYSGYWAPQSVTAEVFNQDRERTGIQATLQVKPFDNLTVTSNYFRFEYSSDYVSNRVQVPEWGYGSFFKDAALDSSGTIFQGATFALPAAGTGCLARPTPCTMETPWITGTYSREKQVSNTFETEVAFKQDQFDARLKVGKTKSSGGPSMRFNVAVKPRVTIPGQEQSGSALSAWDISNGQIDYTFSPGVLENLKAGIAQVDVGSTRSSFINTDLGQRYAQLDLTRRFDGFLESIQVGGKWRELKIHRETGRNDWYADPATELLYQDTDDGAVARPEFFLDKEIGNLIGGFSSTTFPGINFDNYIRYLDSTYGPSVKYQEKDFIYDLGERILSGYTQLNFHSGAFRGNIGVRVAQTKQTGNTSDRLVYRRDYCVNGPGGPFDPNRPLGADGNCAMLPLEVREEIVNTRVDQSKTYTDVLPSANAVFEATPNLLFRASVAKVIARPSFANLGAERSLNYNSPEFVFDRGQFGAVEGWSGGGGNADLKPFNAWQYDFGVEWYFKRGSVLGATLFRKDVSDFIVPLVIDVTREVNGEQVPIRPYSTFANGSNARSQGVELYAQHTLPFGLGAQVNFTYNDTSTADITLDGQKVGTSALVGSAKTQINASVFYENDKLLLRASYNRRGERVGALVSGLNEYTKPYQQVDLNASYAVTDKLMLTASVINLTKSEESRYLGNDTEDRFTYRNYFGRRAYVGLSYNF; encoded by the coding sequence ATGAGCGCTCTGGATCTGCACACGAATTTCGCCGCCCCCCGCCGGTATTCGGCGTGGAAGCTGCTGCTCTCCGCGAGCATCATCGCCGGCATCGCGCCTGCCGCGTTCGCGCAGGATGTCGCGGCGCAAGCCGGCGCCACGGCCATGCAGGCGCCCGGCACTCCAGGCCCGGCCACAGGCCCGGCGCAGGAAACCGCCGATCCCAACCAGGCGACAACCACCGAGGATGTCGTGGTCACCGGCTATCGTCGCTCCATCGAGGAAAGCCTCAATCAGAAGCGTGAGGCCAGCGCGTTCGTCGATGTCATCACTGCCGAGGATATCGGCAAGTTCCCCGACAAGAACGTCGCCGACGCGCTCCAGCGCGTGCCGGGCGTAATCATCGATCGCGACGGTGGTGAGGGCAGCCGGGTCAGTATCCGCGGTCTGACGTCGGATCTGACGCTTACCCTGCTCAACGGCAACTTCCTGGCCGGCGCCGACAGTGGCGACCCCGACCGCTCGTTTAACTATGTCCTTCTGCCGTCGAACTTCATCGCCAGCACCGAAGTCTACAAGTCGCCAGAAGCGCGCATCGATGAAGGTGGTGTTGGCGGCACCATCATCCTGAACACGCGCCGCCCGCTCGATCTGCCGGCATGGTCGGGCTTCGCCTCGATCGAAGGCACCTACGCCGACACCTCCGAAAAATTCGAGCCGCAGATCGGCGGTCAGGTGTCGTGGAAGAACGAGGCAGAGACGATCGGTTTCCTGGTCGGCGGCGTTTATCAGAAGCGCACCAATCGCGAGCTGCGCAGCAGCGCTGACTCGTGGCTTTGGTGGAGCGATCGAGACGCGACCGGCAACGTCATTACTCCAGCGACCGACGTGAAGGGCAACACTTTTGCCAATGACGACGCCATTTCCTATTGGTCTGGCGGTGGTCAGACGACCCAGGATGGCAAGCATTATTCCGGTTATTGGGCTCCGCAGTCAGTGACGGCGGAAGTGTTCAACCAGGATCGTGAACGCACCGGTATTCAGGCCACCCTGCAGGTCAAGCCATTCGATAACCTGACCGTCACCTCTAACTATTTCCGTTTCGAATATAGCAGCGATTATGTCTCCAATCGGGTGCAGGTGCCCGAATGGGGTTATGGCAGCTTCTTCAAGGATGCCGCGCTGGATTCGAGCGGTACCATTTTCCAAGGCGCGACCTTCGCGCTGCCCGCCGCTGGCACTGGCTGCCTCGCTCGTCCCACACCCTGCACGATGGAGACGCCTTGGATCACTGGCACCTACAGCCGCGAGAAACAGGTCTCCAACACCTTCGAAACCGAAGTTGCCTTTAAGCAGGACCAGTTTGACGCCCGTCTGAAGGTCGGCAAGACCAAGTCGAGCGGTGGGCCGTCGATGCGGTTCAACGTTGCGGTCAAGCCGCGCGTAACCATTCCTGGCCAGGAGCAGAGCGGCAGTGCGCTTAGCGCCTGGGACATCTCCAACGGTCAGATCGACTACACCTTCTCACCCGGTGTGCTGGAGAACCTCAAGGCTGGTATCGCCCAGGTGGACGTGGGATCGACGCGTTCCAGCTTCATCAACACCGATCTGGGCCAGCGCTACGCCCAACTCGACCTGACGCGGCGCTTCGACGGCTTTCTTGAATCGATTCAAGTTGGTGGCAAGTGGCGTGAGCTGAAGATCCATCGTGAGACAGGCCGCAACGATTGGTACGCCGATCCCGCGACAGAGCTGCTCTACCAGGACACCGATGATGGCGCGGTCGCGCGGCCGGAATTCTTCCTGGATAAGGAAATCGGAAACCTGATCGGCGGTTTCAGCAGCACGACCTTCCCGGGCATCAATTTCGATAATTATATCCGTTATCTTGACAGTACCTACGGGCCCTCGGTGAAGTACCAGGAAAAGGACTTCATCTACGATCTGGGTGAGCGGATTCTCTCGGGCTATACCCAGCTGAATTTCCACAGCGGTGCGTTTCGTGGGAACATCGGTGTGCGCGTGGCGCAGACGAAGCAGACCGGCAATACCTCCGACCGCCTCGTGTACCGGCGCGATTACTGCGTGAATGGCCCCGGCGGCCCCTTCGACCCCAACCGGCCGCTGGGAGCCGACGGCAATTGCGCCATGCTGCCGCTGGAAGTGCGCGAGGAGATCGTGAACACGCGCGTTGACCAGTCAAAAACCTATACCGACGTGCTGCCGAGCGCCAATGCGGTCTTCGAAGCCACGCCAAACCTGCTATTCCGCGCTTCGGTCGCTAAGGTGATCGCCCGCCCGTCTTTCGCCAATCTGGGTGCCGAACGCTCCTTGAATTACAACTCGCCCGAATTCGTCTTCGATCGCGGCCAGTTTGGCGCGGTCGAAGGTTGGTCGGGTGGCGGTGGCAACGCCGACCTCAAGCCGTTCAACGCCTGGCAATATGATTTTGGCGTCGAGTGGTACTTCAAGCGTGGATCGGTGCTGGGCGCGACCTTGTTCCGCAAGGACGTGTCCGACTTCATCGTGCCGCTGGTGATCGACGTCACGCGCGAAGTGAATGGGGAGCAGGTGCCGATCCGGCCCTATTCCACTTTCGCCAACGGTTCCAACGCCCGGTCGCAGGGTGTTGAACTCTATGCCCAGCACACGCTGCCCTTCGGCCTCGGCGCACAGGTGAACTTCACCTACAACGATACTTCAACCGCCGACATCACCCTCGATGGCCAGAAGGTCGGTACCTCGGCCCTGGTCGGTAGCGCCAAGACGCAGATCAACGCCTCGGTGTTCTACGAGAATGACAAGCTGCTGCTGCGCGCTTCGTACAATCGTCGCGGTGAACGCGTGGGTGCGCTGGTGTCCGGCCTTAACGAATACACCAAGCCGTATCAGCAGGTCGATCTCAACGCCTCTTATGCCGTGACGGACAAGTTGATGCTGACCGCTTCGGTCATCAACCTGACCAAATCGGAAGAAAGCCGCTATCTGGGCAACGATACCGAAGACCGCTTCACCTACCGGAACTACTTTGGTCGCCGGGCCTATGTCGGCCTGTCCTACAACTTCTGA